The Halomonas binhaiensis nucleotide sequence CGGATCTTGGTATCAAGGCGGTGGTGGATCATCGTTGCTGGGGCCTGCTCTATCACGATGACCTGACTCGGCCGGTGCGCCGCGGCCAGAAGCTCAAAGGCTACGTGAAGCGGGTGCGTGAAGACGGACGCCTGGACATTTCCCTGCTGCCACCTGGCGAAGCGCGTCTCGATGTTGTTGGCGATCAGGTCATGAAAGCCCTACGGGAAAGTGGTGGTTATCTGGGTTTGTCCGACAAGAGTCCTGCCCCAGAAATCAAGGCCCGCCTGGGTGTCAGCAAGAATGCCTACAAACAGGCCATTGGCCGCTTGTACAAGCGCCGCCTGATCGTGATTGAAGACCACGGTATCCGCCTTGCGCCTAAAGCGGCGGAGTAAACGACGGTATGTTCATGTGACGGCAGTATCCAGGGCTGTCTTGGTGGTGCTGCCTGCCTCGGGCATACTGCTGTCATCTATCTTATTGACCTTCTGACTGCGGAATTTACCCGATGACAAATCGTCCCCTGCGTGTCGGCGTGGTGATGGACCCCATCGCCGAGCTGACCTACAAGAAGGACTCCAGCCTCGCCATGCTCTGGGCAGCCCAGGATCGCGGCTGGCAACTGACTTACATGGAACAGGAAGACCTGTTCCTGAAGGATGGCCGAGCCTATGCGCGCCAGCGTCCACTGACGGTATATCGTGACCCGCAGCATTGGTTTGATCTGGGAGAAGAGGAAAGCCGGCCCCTGGCGGATCTGGATGTGATCCTGATGCGCAAGGACCCCCCGGTTGATGGTCATTTCCTCAACTGCGTGCATCTATTGGCCT carries:
- a CDS encoding S1 RNA-binding domain-containing protein; the encoded protein is MSDSPRRDRSTGRPASSGPRSSTHASPKAHVGEVADLRVVQITDFGAFLDWGQPRDLLLPLSEQRLKPAVGRRVLVMISKDHEGRPVASQRLERYLSDSSDDHRVGDEVVLVIGEATDLGIKAVVDHRCWGLLYHDDLTRPVRRGQKLKGYVKRVREDGRLDISLLPPGEARLDVVGDQVMKALRESGGYLGLSDKSPAPEIKARLGVSKNAYKQAIGRLYKRRLIVIEDHGIRLAPKAAE